One genomic window of Parabacteroides pacaensis includes the following:
- the lepB gene encoding signal peptidase I: protein MKIRAKHLLNLFFSGIVNLVFWGSILFLTLIFIQIFFISSFKIPSDSMEPELINGDNILVNKLILGPRLFNAFALLKGEQVPIKRLPGIRSVKRNDILVFNFPHPKDWNKIEMDFMKYYIKRCIAIPGDSLFIKNGFYHLKNSEEAIGIYDAQLLLSQRENKTIPENVFRAFPFDSTIPWNIKDFGPLYIPRKGDKVPLNRHTAILYRKLIEWEQKKKVDIQDDKVYIDDQLTTCYEFLTNYYFMAGDKIENSQDSRYWGLLPEPYIVGKAWIIWHSIDKSSNRTRWNRFLKTIH, encoded by the coding sequence ATGAAAATCCGAGCCAAACATCTTCTTAATTTGTTCTTCTCAGGAATAGTAAACCTGGTATTCTGGGGAAGTATACTATTCCTTACCTTGATATTCATACAAATATTTTTCATATCCTCGTTTAAAATTCCCAGCGATTCGATGGAGCCGGAATTAATAAACGGAGATAATATATTAGTGAATAAATTGATTTTAGGTCCGCGTCTTTTCAATGCTTTTGCTTTATTAAAAGGTGAACAAGTACCCATTAAACGCTTGCCTGGTATCCGGTCTGTAAAAAGAAACGACATATTAGTTTTCAATTTCCCGCATCCGAAAGATTGGAATAAGATTGAAATGGATTTTATGAAATACTATATCAAACGGTGTATAGCCATTCCCGGCGATAGTTTGTTTATTAAAAACGGTTTTTATCATCTTAAAAATTCGGAGGAAGCCATCGGAATATACGATGCTCAATTACTTCTTTCCCAAAGAGAGAATAAAACGATTCCGGAAAATGTGTTCCGTGCGTTTCCTTTTGATTCGACAATTCCATGGAATATCAAAGATTTCGGCCCGCTCTATATTCCCCGAAAGGGAGATAAAGTTCCACTCAACCGTCATACGGCGATTTTATACCGTAAATTGATCGAATGGGAACAAAAGAAAAAGGTAGATATTCAAGATGACAAGGTTTATATTGACGACCAACTTACCACTTGTTACGAATTTCTTACTAATTACTATTTTATGGCAGGTGATAAAATAGAAAATTCCCAAGATTCCCGCTATTGGGGGCTGCTCCCGGAACCCTATATTGTAGGGAAGGCCTGGATTATATGGCATTCTATAGATAAAAGTAGTAACAGAACCAGATGGAATAGATTTCTTAAAACAATCCACTAG
- a CDS encoding BF3164 family lipoprotein, with protein sequence MKWTFIILSCFLAIACTKKKEQKYPLYNTFPEEITLKGEVITLDTAVFRYAYRIEVKDSIALVMDLHNTDNFLQAFTYPDFKHITSFGRRGNGPDELLQTNNIRFVSPDSIWTLDGKKAKLYRWSLTPSTGIAQKEAEFSLSKEKLWITDFVLSENNEIYIPDYSGSCSFYTENTQGNIIDTLGILPTTLHPDEPSRQILGQVWTRFIDYNPANGIVALATQLGEVLEIYNLKTDKRIITYGPNDEPVFKLSGNYAYPYGIKGFTNVRILNNLIYAIFEGKTFEEIGKNLREGKTNVQGGRFIYVFDLEGKPVRKYTLDHPIMDFYIDEANKKIIALDINNDEPIVQFNL encoded by the coding sequence ATGAAATGGACTTTTATTATTTTATCTTGTTTTCTTGCGATAGCTTGTACAAAGAAAAAAGAACAAAAGTATCCTCTTTATAATACCTTTCCCGAAGAGATAACTTTAAAAGGAGAAGTCATCACATTAGACACGGCTGTATTTAGATATGCTTATCGAATCGAAGTAAAGGATTCTATAGCTTTAGTTATGGATTTACATAACACAGATAATTTTTTACAGGCTTTCACTTATCCTGATTTTAAACATATTACTTCTTTTGGACGACGTGGTAATGGTCCCGACGAACTTTTGCAAACAAACAATATCCGTTTCGTATCCCCCGATTCTATCTGGACTTTAGATGGAAAAAAAGCAAAACTTTATCGCTGGAGTTTAACCCCTTCAACAGGAATCGCTCAGAAAGAAGCGGAATTTTCTTTGAGCAAAGAAAAACTATGGATCACCGACTTCGTTCTCTCCGAAAATAATGAAATTTATATTCCCGACTATTCCGGAAGCTGTAGCTTCTATACAGAAAATACCCAAGGAAATATTATCGACACATTAGGTATATTACCAACTACTCTCCATCCGGACGAACCAAGCAGACAAATACTAGGACAAGTTTGGACTCGTTTTATCGACTATAATCCAGCGAATGGAATTGTAGCCTTGGCAACCCAACTGGGTGAAGTGCTGGAAATATACAATCTTAAAACCGACAAACGGATTATAACATATGGGCCAAATGACGAGCCGGTCTTCAAATTGTCCGGCAACTATGCATATCCTTATGGGATCAAGGGTTTTACTAATGTCCGTATCTTAAACAATTTGATATATGCTATTTTTGAAGGCAAAACATTTGAAGAAATAGGAAAAAATTTGCGAGAAGGTAAAACGAATGTACAAGGAGGCCGTTTTATATATGTATTCGATCTGGAAGGCAAGCCCGTACGTAAATATACATTAGATCATCCCATCATGGATTTTTACATAGATGAAGCGAACAAAAAAATTATCGCTTTAGATATCAATAATGATGAGCCTATAGTACAATTCAACTTATGA
- a CDS encoding DUF1573 domain-containing protein has translation MNAAKLLFICSIFTILLACKESNKNKITRLVNEWQGKEIIFPENITFTHYGKDTVDYKIPQSNYKILMYVDSIGCTSCKLQLPRWKEFIKYADSVTNSSIPLLVFFHPKDIKEIHYILRRDKFEYPVCIDNEDLLNQKNHFPAQAAFQTFLLDNENKVVAIGNPIHNINVKELYLNLFASCDTQTTPSKTTCILEASHVDMGSFFRNEQREAKFYLKNTGNSPLVIVDTSTTCGCTTVQYDPQPAAAGDSLLITVTYIPKKTGRFEEQIGIKCNATPSTITLSIKGNVL, from the coding sequence ATGAACGCTGCAAAGCTACTGTTTATTTGTTCTATCTTTACTATCCTATTAGCTTGTAAAGAAAGTAACAAAAACAAGATAACCCGTTTAGTAAATGAGTGGCAAGGAAAGGAAATTATTTTTCCTGAAAATATAACATTCACTCATTATGGGAAAGACACAGTAGATTATAAAATTCCTCAAAGCAACTATAAAATACTAATGTATGTGGATTCTATAGGTTGTACCAGTTGTAAGTTGCAACTTCCACGCTGGAAAGAATTTATTAAATATGCAGATTCAGTGACGAATAGTTCTATACCGCTTTTGGTATTTTTTCATCCGAAAGATATAAAAGAAATCCATTATATCTTAAGACGAGACAAATTCGAATATCCGGTATGTATAGATAATGAGGATCTATTAAACCAAAAGAATCATTTCCCGGCACAAGCTGCTTTTCAAACATTCCTTTTGGATAACGAAAATAAAGTGGTGGCCATAGGAAATCCGATACATAATATAAATGTAAAAGAACTTTACTTAAACCTTTTTGCAAGTTGTGACACACAAACTACTCCATCAAAAACAACTTGTATCCTTGAAGCTTCCCATGTTGATATGGGGAGCTTCTTTAGAAATGAACAAAGAGAAGCAAAGTTTTACCTCAAAAATACGGGAAACTCTCCCCTCGTCATAGTAGACACGAGTACTACCTGCGGATGTACAACTGTTCAATATGACCCACAACCGGCAGCAGCAGGAGACTCCCTTTTAATAACAGTTACTTACATTCCTAAAAAAACAGGACGCTTTGAAGAACAGATCGGTATAAAATGCAATGCCACTCCTTCCACTATCACACTTTCTATTAAAGGGAATGTATTATAA
- a CDS encoding NVEALA domain-containing protein, which yields MRKQKIIKTLVISTVIVLIAVMTLNEEKNTFSSLALENIEALAQGEDSGPVRIICWGTGNVICPIRGELIEDYLTEWSIR from the coding sequence ATGAGAAAACAAAAAATCATTAAAACACTTGTGATAAGTACTGTAATCGTTTTAATAGCAGTTATGACTCTAAACGAAGAAAAAAATACATTTTCTTCTTTAGCGTTAGAAAATATTGAAGCATTAGCACAAGGGGAAGATAGCGGTCCTGTAAGAATTATTTGTTGGGGGACTGGTAATGTAATATGTCCTATACGCGGAGAATTGATAGAAGATTACTTAACAGAATGGAGCATAAGATAA
- a CDS encoding helix-turn-helix domain-containing protein, whose amino-acid sequence MALKVVFIYVIDFMIFIIVLCSFYLGYQRQVDFFQQSIHKMFDKVLKEDLQIRLNKSGLKYYAYSKSNVTHPFLNKGIELGSAKGALIPYDNELKKDISDKGVDRVLQYALVNKCPITFEGIDSLFSKELEAKGVKTKAYIYIYLNGINISPTREEIVKKFCVSTDLRCMDIKKIVKVQAFVEYSMWNMIGKMPKSYLIGGNIALLLSLLSLIWMNKMILKDKKDREEAKSLEWKKAGENKFKFGKVIVNQELAKVINKELECEVLLPPQPMSALCMFLDTPDHYVKVEDIIKELWPDSDKTEEQLIRNTTKLLSSLKSRLKDVIKIEFEKRGQGYLLITERRPLKVIEWKEDGESLIGAFRFNVSKKHLRIRGLEIPLTSWQVQIIEMFLKTSNHSIKKDKLCTIFKQEAENNKIDVEELVTEKMLCITKLFVRDPDVEIIKDANSNYQLVIKK is encoded by the coding sequence ATGGCCCTTAAAGTAGTTTTTATTTATGTGATTGATTTTATGATTTTTATCATAGTGCTTTGTAGTTTTTATCTAGGCTATCAAAGACAAGTTGATTTCTTTCAACAGAGTATTCATAAAATGTTTGATAAAGTATTGAAAGAAGATTTGCAAATAAGATTGAATAAGAGTGGTTTAAAATATTATGCATATTCTAAGAGTAATGTAACTCATCCATTTTTAAATAAAGGGATTGAATTAGGTTCTGCTAAAGGAGCACTTATACCATATGATAATGAATTAAAGAAAGATATTTCTGATAAAGGGGTGGATCGCGTTTTACAGTATGCATTAGTAAATAAATGTCCAATTACCTTTGAAGGTATAGATTCTTTATTTAGTAAAGAATTAGAAGCAAAAGGTGTAAAAACTAAAGCATATATTTACATTTATCTAAATGGCATAAATATATCTCCAACGAGAGAAGAAATAGTTAAAAAATTCTGTGTTTCAACGGACTTGCGATGTATGGATATAAAGAAAATAGTAAAAGTGCAAGCTTTCGTAGAATACTCAATGTGGAATATGATAGGAAAGATGCCTAAAAGTTATCTTATAGGAGGAAACATTGCTCTATTATTATCTTTGTTAAGTTTAATTTGGATGAATAAAATGATACTCAAAGATAAAAAAGATAGAGAAGAAGCTAAATCTCTTGAATGGAAGAAAGCTGGAGAAAATAAGTTTAAGTTTGGTAAAGTAATAGTTAATCAGGAATTAGCAAAAGTCATAAACAAAGAGTTAGAATGTGAAGTACTTTTACCTCCTCAACCTATGTCGGCTTTATGTATGTTTTTAGATACTCCCGATCATTATGTGAAAGTTGAAGACATTATCAAAGAGTTATGGCCGGATAGTGATAAAACTGAAGAACAATTAATTAGAAATACAACTAAATTGTTAAGTTCCCTTAAGAGTAGATTGAAAGACGTAATAAAAATAGAATTTGAGAAAAGAGGTCAAGGATATCTTTTGATAACCGAAAGAAGACCTTTAAAAGTAATTGAATGGAAAGAAGACGGAGAAAGTCTTATAGGTGCATTTCGTTTTAACGTTTCAAAAAAGCATTTACGGATACGCGGACTTGAAATTCCTCTGACTTCATGGCAAGTTCAAATAATAGAAATGTTTTTGAAAACATCGAATCACTCTATTAAAAAAGATAAGCTTTGTACTATTTTTAAGCAAGAAGCAGAAAACAACAAAATAGATGTAGAAGAATTAGTTACTGAGAAGATGCTCTGTATAACCAAACTTTTTGTACGTGACCCTGATGTAGAGATTATAAAAGATGCAAACTCCAACTATCAACTTGTTATCAAGAAATAG
- a CDS encoding serine/threonine protein kinase — protein sequence MNRNSLSIGTSLQEGKYRIEGVLGQGGFGITYLATMKLQIQGPLGMMDGEIKVAVKEFFMKELCNRDQLTSYVSVPSVGSQEVIERYRKKFIKEANNIAALQHKHIIKVIDVFEENQTAYYVMEYIEGCSLQEWIKTHGAMPEKEAVRCISQIASALDYIHQRYINHLDVKPGNILRKLDTNVVLIDFGLAKQYDPEGNQTSSTPIGVSAGYAPIEQSKPGGVGQFSAPTDIYSLGATLYKLLTGITPPDASDILNDGFPSLQSHMTPQLANAIEKAMQPSRGNRPQNIRQFMALLKGEGIKENEEDTVLLKKEIENEKEVEKVEVIETPVMPETDNHEENNATPLSHWLKSKSIFAIGILGNIGWWITTIVAILFLFPFVEGWETWQNLTAEICQSLGIKYYWGENTNMEFIIIGLLGIIFVFIGFYHSMTLFPDSIRKKSKYNTIIVPLLVFAPVWYYLSVITLIIYLFLTICLMMAWINFSYRKKYSLSNEKSNKQAIELLLYPVLFLVVSDIWRIGFARELEEFNIMALLGGIFLFIMAYRIQHVWKELPSLLTKQHA from the coding sequence ATGAATAGAAACAGTTTATCTATAGGCACAAGTTTGCAGGAAGGCAAATACCGGATAGAAGGCGTGCTAGGACAAGGTGGCTTCGGAATTACTTACCTGGCTACGATGAAATTACAGATTCAAGGCCCTTTAGGGATGATGGACGGAGAGATAAAGGTAGCCGTTAAAGAGTTTTTTATGAAAGAACTTTGCAACCGGGACCAATTAACTTCGTATGTTTCGGTTCCCTCTGTCGGAAGCCAGGAGGTGATAGAACGTTATCGTAAGAAATTTATTAAAGAAGCGAATAATATAGCGGCTCTTCAACATAAACACATCATAAAAGTAATAGATGTTTTCGAGGAGAACCAAACGGCTTATTATGTAATGGAATATATAGAGGGTTGCTCTCTGCAGGAATGGATAAAGACGCATGGAGCCATGCCGGAAAAAGAAGCTGTGAGATGTATCTCTCAAATTGCCTCAGCGCTGGATTATATTCATCAACGTTACATTAACCATCTGGATGTAAAACCGGGAAATATCCTTCGTAAATTAGATACGAATGTAGTACTGATAGATTTCGGTTTAGCCAAACAGTATGACCCGGAAGGAAACCAAACCAGCTCGACGCCCATAGGGGTGAGTGCAGGATATGCTCCGATCGAACAAAGTAAGCCCGGAGGAGTAGGACAATTTTCTGCACCTACCGATATTTACTCGTTAGGAGCAACGCTTTATAAATTGCTTACAGGAATTACGCCGCCCGATGCTTCCGATATTCTTAATGACGGCTTTCCTTCCCTACAGTCTCATATGACCCCGCAACTAGCAAATGCCATAGAAAAGGCGATGCAACCGAGCAGAGGAAATCGTCCACAAAATATCCGCCAATTCATGGCATTACTAAAAGGCGAGGGAATAAAAGAAAACGAAGAAGATACGGTTTTACTGAAAAAGGAAATAGAAAACGAAAAAGAAGTGGAAAAGGTAGAAGTCATTGAAACACCTGTTATGCCGGAAACGGATAATCATGAGGAAAATAATGCCACCCCCCTTTCCCATTGGTTAAAATCCAAATCCATCTTTGCAATAGGTATACTGGGCAATATCGGGTGGTGGATCACTACTATCGTAGCAATTTTATTCCTTTTTCCTTTTGTGGAAGGTTGGGAAACTTGGCAGAATTTAACTGCTGAAATATGCCAATCTTTAGGGATAAAATATTATTGGGGAGAAAATACAAATATGGAATTCATTATCATAGGATTACTAGGAATAATTTTTGTTTTTATCGGTTTTTATCATAGCATGACTTTATTTCCTGATTCGATCCGAAAAAAATCAAAATATAATACGATAATAGTTCCCCTCCTTGTATTTGCACCCGTATGGTATTATCTTTCCGTAATAACGCTTATCATTTATTTATTTCTTACTATATGTCTTATGATGGCTTGGATCAATTTCTCTTATAGAAAGAAATACAGCCTATCGAATGAAAAAAGTAATAAACAGGCCATAGAGCTATTACTTTATCCTGTTTTATTCTTAGTTGTGTCTGATATATGGCGTATTGGCTTTGCTAGAGAATTGGAAGAGTTTAATATCATGGCTTTACTAGGAGGAATATTCTTATTCATTATGGCTTACAGGATTCAACATGTTTGGAAAGAGTTGCCTTCTTTACTCACAAAACAACATGCATAA
- a CDS encoding PP2C family protein-serine/threonine phosphatase translates to MKISIRQPLSYTHQGKKDNQEDRIYPSVTDVTSRNRFFILCDGMGGHENGEVASSTVCEALGDFFTTCQPEDGIATEEFFNQALSSAYDALDKKDTGALRKMGTTLACIYLHRKGCLAAHIGDSRIYQIRPGKGLIYQSSDHSLVNELLKIGEITPEEAQNYPQKNVITRAMQPNQERRCKAEIHQLTDIQSGDYFFLCCDGVLEQLTNDKLYSILSDKNRSDKEKLNAIEAVGKDVTKDNYTAYLIPVDKVILEDPEEKEDDENVVIATMDVVITTTTEEDQKEHEEPQNKVELLPSSSPVKHKRTNKWKIGIGIGIVLIILILLAVLWLVINTFQVVQ, encoded by the coding sequence ATGAAAATAAGCATAAGACAACCTTTAAGTTATACTCACCAAGGGAAAAAAGACAACCAAGAGGACCGGATTTACCCTTCGGTAACGGACGTAACTTCCCGAAATCGTTTTTTCATTTTATGCGATGGAATGGGTGGGCACGAAAATGGGGAAGTAGCTAGTAGCACTGTATGTGAAGCGTTGGGAGACTTTTTTACCACCTGTCAACCGGAAGACGGGATAGCCACGGAAGAGTTTTTCAATCAGGCTTTATCGAGCGCTTACGATGCATTGGATAAAAAAGATACTGGTGCGTTACGGAAAATGGGGACGACATTGGCTTGTATCTATTTGCACCGGAAAGGATGCTTGGCTGCTCATATCGGCGACAGCCGCATTTATCAGATTCGTCCCGGAAAAGGGTTGATCTATCAATCGTCGGACCATTCATTAGTCAATGAATTATTAAAGATCGGGGAAATAACTCCGGAAGAAGCACAGAATTATCCTCAGAAAAATGTAATCACCCGTGCCATGCAGCCTAACCAAGAGCGAAGGTGCAAAGCAGAGATACATCAGCTAACCGACATACAATCGGGAGATTATTTCTTTTTATGCTGCGATGGTGTTTTGGAACAATTGACAAACGACAAACTTTATTCCATCCTTTCAGATAAAAACCGTTCCGATAAAGAAAAATTAAATGCCATCGAAGCGGTGGGGAAAGATGTGACAAAGGATAATTATACAGCTTATCTGATTCCGGTAGATAAAGTGATCTTGGAAGATCCGGAGGAAAAAGAAGACGATGAAAATGTAGTAATAGCTACGATGGATGTAGTAATAACTACTACGACGGAAGAAGACCAAAAAGAGCACGAAGAACCTCAAAATAAAGTAGAATTGTTGCCCTCCTCCTCACCTGTCAAACATAAACGAACAAATAAATGGAAAATAGGGATAGGAATAGGAATCGTTTTAATCATTTTAATTTTATTAGCAGTTCTTTGGCTAGTAATAAATACATTTCAAGTTGTTCAATAA
- a CDS encoding FHA domain-containing protein, which produces MMENIVKVVCPQCHTMLSFKDAPDIDNKLIVCPKCKFRATVSVYRSGNAGTGGYGESDDTLPPQFLSKNAMLIGKLRLEGTGTTFNLKMGQNVIGRVAETGKADIKLCNDEYMSRQHVRIDVIKKPMGIEHRLVEINSKNPVILNENPIPRNEILILNFGDRLVLGKTKVIFEKPEDEEETHLKE; this is translated from the coding sequence ATGATGGAAAATATAGTAAAAGTGGTGTGCCCTCAATGCCACACCATGCTTTCTTTTAAAGATGCACCGGATATAGACAATAAACTGATTGTTTGTCCGAAATGTAAATTCCGCGCTACTGTCTCCGTATACCGGAGCGGTAACGCAGGTACCGGTGGGTACGGAGAATCCGACGATACGCTCCCGCCTCAGTTTTTAAGTAAAAATGCCATGTTAATCGGCAAACTAAGATTAGAAGGGACTGGTACGACTTTCAATTTAAAAATGGGGCAAAATGTGATCGGGCGCGTTGCAGAAACGGGAAAAGCTGACATAAAATTGTGTAACGACGAATATATGAGCCGCCAGCACGTAAGAATTGATGTGATAAAAAAACCGATGGGTATCGAACATCGATTAGTGGAAATCAACAGTAAGAATCCGGTCATATTAAATGAGAATCCTATCCCCCGGAATGAAATCCTGATTCTTAATTTCGGGGACAGGCTGGTCTTAGGAAAAACGAAAGTTATTTTTGAGAAACCTGAAGATGAAGAGGAGACGCACCTTAAAGAATAA
- a CDS encoding serine/threonine protein kinase has product MQLQPNTLLQGGKYKYKIERVLGQGGFGITYLATTKLEMQGPLGMIETEIKVAIKEFFMKELCDRDHNTSHVSVGSIGSRELVNRFRKKFIKEANNIAALQHPSIVKVLEVFEENGTAYYVMEYIEGCSLQEWLKQRGALPEQEALDYIRQVSSALDYIHRQKMNHLDVKPANILRRENGNVVLIDFGLSKQYDEKGEQTSSTPVGVSAGYAPIEQSKPGGVGQFSAPTDIYSLGATLYKLVTGQTPPDASDVVNDGISIPAGISNRVAVAIRKAMEPSRRNRPQTITEFLTLLVSREEEETIPVETEETRIEDKPKNPYEEKDQSKKTVFPEPTESDINTPPKLEIKETDNKKGLPNFLGIIILAVILIIAIWLYISYTNDSEYLSPAVEEEILPAASDSILDDSIPAEY; this is encoded by the coding sequence ATGCAATTACAGCCTAATACACTTTTACAAGGGGGAAAATACAAATACAAAATAGAACGGGTTTTAGGTCAAGGTGGTTTCGGCATTACTTACCTGGCTACTACTAAACTGGAAATGCAAGGTCCCTTAGGAATGATAGAGACGGAAATAAAGGTAGCTATCAAAGAATTTTTTATGAAAGAGCTTTGCGACCGGGATCATAATACATCACACGTTTCTGTCGGTTCCATAGGTAGCAGGGAGTTGGTAAACCGGTTCCGGAAGAAGTTTATAAAAGAAGCGAATAATATTGCAGCCCTTCAACATCCGTCTATTGTAAAAGTATTGGAAGTCTTTGAAGAAAACGGAACAGCCTATTACGTAATGGAGTATATAGAAGGATGTTCCTTACAGGAATGGCTAAAGCAACGGGGAGCTTTACCGGAACAGGAAGCATTGGATTATATTCGCCAGGTAAGTTCCGCATTGGATTACATTCACCGGCAAAAGATGAATCATTTAGATGTCAAACCGGCCAATATTCTCCGGCGTGAAAACGGCAACGTAGTATTAATAGATTTCGGTTTATCCAAACAATACGATGAAAAAGGCGAACAGACAAGTTCCACTCCGGTGGGTGTAAGTGCCGGATATGCCCCGATCGAACAAAGCAAACCCGGCGGTGTAGGACAATTTTCCGCTCCTACGGATATCTATTCGCTAGGAGCTACGTTATACAAATTGGTAACGGGACAGACCCCTCCGGATGCTTCGGATGTAGTAAACGACGGGATTTCCATTCCGGCAGGAATTAGTAACCGAGTGGCGGTAGCTATCAGGAAAGCAATGGAACCAAGCAGACGTAACCGCCCGCAAACAATAACTGAATTCCTTACATTATTGGTCTCAAGGGAAGAAGAGGAAACCATCCCTGTGGAAACGGAAGAAACGCGAATAGAGGATAAGCCAAAGAATCCTTATGAAGAAAAAGATCAGTCAAAAAAAACCGTCTTTCCTGAACCAACAGAAAGCGATATAAATACTCCTCCGAAATTGGAGATAAAAGAAACAGATAATAAAAAGGGATTACCTAATTTTTTGGGAATAATAATCTTGGCCGTGATATTAATAATAGCTATATGGTTATATATATCCTATACAAATGATAGTGAATACTTATCCCCTGCTGTTGAAGAAGAAATACTTCCTGCTGCATCAGATTCGATACTCGATGATTCTATACCAGCAGAATATTAA
- a CDS encoding bifunctional serine/threonine-protein kinase/formylglycine-generating enzyme family protein: MQLQPGTFLQGGKYKYKIVSVLGQGGFGITYKATMNFQIQGPLGMIESEIHVAIKEFYMKSLCNRDEVSLQVSVPSEGSKNMVKRFQKKFIKEANNIATLQHPSIIKVIEIFQENSTAYYVMEYIEGGSLQDWVKQKGALPEKEALAYIYQIASALNYIHQRKMNHLDVKPANILRRSNGEVVLIDFGLSKQYDEKGEQTSSTPVGVSAGYAPIEQSKPGGVEQFSAPTDIYSLGATLYKLVTGETPPDVSDVVSDGISFPEKVSLNIKNAITKAMEPSRRKRPQNITDFLLLLGMDIEQQPEPEISTPLKKEKKIADAYKEETVLINTPKVTISASPDCNNQRISIEGTYFDLVYVKGGTFTMGGTQEQGKNAQENEIPAHQVTLSDYYISKVPVTQALWSLVMGYNPSYFKGERLPVEQVSWLECQDFITRINKTTGKIFRIPTEAEWEFAARGGVKSCGYKYPGTNNIKDLIKNNQPTSQPVGNNLPNELGLFDMAGNVREWCKDWYDKYDKHPVSNPGGPTSGIYKVCRGDIGWYSEASWEAITSFCRVSKRLYFTPEFRSFNVGLRLVMEV, translated from the coding sequence ATGCAATTACAGCCGGGAACTTTTCTTCAAGGAGGAAAGTATAAATATAAAATAGTTTCCGTACTAGGCCAAGGAGGTTTCGGAATAACCTACAAAGCTACTATGAATTTTCAAATACAAGGACCCTTAGGAATGATTGAAAGTGAGATTCACGTAGCGATAAAAGAATTTTATATGAAAAGTCTTTGCAATCGTGATGAAGTCTCCCTACAAGTATCCGTCCCGTCTGAAGGAAGTAAAAATATGGTAAAGCGTTTCCAAAAGAAATTTATAAAAGAAGCCAATAATATTGCCACCCTTCAGCATCCGTCTATTATAAAAGTAATTGAAATTTTTCAAGAGAATAGTACGGCTTATTATGTAATGGAATACATTGAAGGGGGTTCGTTGCAAGATTGGGTAAAACAAAAAGGGGCGTTACCGGAAAAAGAAGCTTTAGCATATATTTACCAAATTGCTTCCGCTTTAAATTATATCCATCAACGTAAAATGAACCATTTAGACGTAAAGCCGGCTAATATACTTCGTCGATCCAACGGAGAAGTCGTATTAATAGATTTTGGTTTATCCAAACAGTACGACGAAAAGGGAGAACAAACCAGTTCTACTCCTGTCGGAGTAAGCGCAGGATATGCACCTATTGAACAAAGCAAACCGGGAGGTGTGGAACAATTTTCCGCACCTACTGATATTTACTCATTAGGAGCTACTTTATATAAATTAGTAACAGGTGAAACCCCACCAGATGTTTCGGATGTAGTAAGCGATGGAATCTCTTTTCCGGAAAAGGTAAGTTTAAATATCAAGAATGCTATAACAAAAGCCATGGAACCTAGCCGGCGTAAACGGCCACAAAATATAACAGATTTCTTACTGTTGCTAGGGATGGATATAGAGCAGCAGCCGGAGCCAGAAATTTCTACACCTTTAAAAAAAGAGAAAAAGATAGCAGATGCTTATAAAGAAGAGACAGTTTTGATAAATACTCCCAAAGTGACGATTTCAGCATCACCGGATTGTAATAATCAACGTATTTCTATAGAAGGAACTTATTTTGATCTGGTTTATGTAAAAGGAGGAACTTTTACTATGGGAGGTACCCAGGAACAAGGGAAAAATGCTCAAGAAAACGAAATACCGGCTCACCAAGTTACACTTTCCGATTACTATATAAGTAAGGTTCCTGTTACACAAGCCTTATGGAGCCTGGTAATGGGATACAATCCTTCCTACTTTAAAGGAGAGCGTTTACCCGTTGAACAAGTGAGTTGGCTGGAATGTCAAGATTTTATCACTCGCATAAATAAAACTACAGGTAAAATATTCCGCATTCCTACAGAAGCGGAATGGGAATTTGCAGCACGTGGAGGTGTAAAAAGTTGTGGGTATAAATACCCTGGTACCAACAATATAAAAGATTTGATAAAAAACAATCAGCCTACTTCTCAACCCGTAGGAAATAATTTACCTAATGAATTAGGATTATTTGATATGGCTGGAAATGTAAGAGAATGGTGCAAAGATTGGTATGATAAATATGATAAACATCCTGTATCAAATCCCGGCGGTCCGACTTCGGGAATATATAAAGTTTGTCGCGGAGATATCGGATGGTATAGCGAAGCTTCATGGGAAGCAATTACTTCATTTTGCAGAGTATCGAAACGATTATATTTTACACCAGAGTTCCGGAGTTTTAATGTAGGGTTACGATTAGTTATGGAGGTTTAA